Proteins from a genomic interval of Desulfovibrio piger:
- the rnfG gene encoding RnfABCDGE type electron transport complex subunit G, which yields MADILRMIVVLSALCGLSGFALSYLKMVTAPVIEEQVLTYVQGPAIAGVFSDIDNQPIADRKAFETEKGRVLVFPAMRDGKLVGVALEAKGKGYGGDVGVMVGFNVANDTLAGIGTTTLKETPGLGMRIAEPGFTGQFRGIAAPVGLKSQGGSIDGISGATISSSGAVTAVNLAAEAYKALKPEILKTWGNK from the coding sequence ATGGCCGATATCCTGCGAATGATCGTCGTCCTGTCAGCCCTGTGCGGCCTTTCAGGCTTTGCCCTGTCCTACCTCAAGATGGTCACTGCGCCCGTCATCGAGGAACAGGTGCTGACCTATGTGCAGGGACCGGCCATTGCCGGGGTGTTCTCTGATATCGACAACCAGCCCATCGCCGACCGCAAGGCCTTCGAGACCGAGAAAGGCCGGGTGCTGGTCTTTCCCGCCATGCGTGACGGGAAGCTGGTGGGGGTGGCCCTGGAAGCCAAGGGCAAGGGCTACGGCGGTGACGTGGGCGTGATGGTGGGCTTCAATGTGGCCAACGACACGCTGGCGGGCATCGGCACCACCACCCTCAAGGAAACGCCCGGTCTGGGCATGCGTATCGCGGAGCCCGGCTTCACCGGGCAGTTCAGGGGCATCGCCGCGCCGGTGGGCCTCAAGAGCCAGGGGGGCAGCATCGACGGCATCTCCGGCGCCACCATCTCCTCTTCGGGTGCGGTGACGGCCGTGAACCTGGCCGCCGAGGCCTACAAGGCCCTCAAGCCTGAAATCCTCAAGACCTGGGGCAACAAATAA
- the rnfB gene encoding RnfABCDGE type electron transport complex subunit B, producing the protein MVFVSIITLFGLGLVAAILLSIASRVFYVKEDPRVEAVLEVLPGANCGGCGFAGCEGYAAAVVSDPDIPANKCCAGGADTAIAVGELTGKTVAEAEPLFSLRRCDKLAGNVALRYQYQGMPSCAAAAMLRGGTDTCHWSCMGFGDCVQVCPFDAMQVKDGVVRVDMSRCTGCGMCVSACPRGVLELVPRRHRVAVFCNTRDKLRAVTEVCDAGCINCGRCAKACPAKAVSNVAGRMVVDQIKCVSYGPDCGEACVEACARHILRRTCPTGIEAANVARMKDDSDGDGAAGGGTVPVTGKNDRPAQENCNA; encoded by the coding sequence ATGGTTTTCGTTTCCATCATCACCCTGTTCGGATTGGGGCTCGTGGCCGCCATCCTGCTGTCCATCGCCTCGCGCGTCTTCTACGTCAAGGAAGACCCGCGGGTGGAGGCCGTGCTGGAGGTCCTGCCCGGGGCCAACTGCGGTGGTTGCGGCTTTGCCGGCTGCGAAGGCTACGCCGCGGCCGTGGTCTCCGATCCCGACATCCCGGCCAACAAATGCTGCGCCGGCGGTGCCGATACGGCCATCGCCGTGGGCGAGCTGACCGGCAAGACCGTGGCCGAGGCGGAGCCCCTGTTCTCGCTGCGGCGCTGTGACAAGCTGGCCGGCAACGTGGCCCTGCGCTACCAGTACCAGGGCATGCCCTCCTGCGCGGCGGCGGCCATGCTGCGCGGCGGCACCGATACCTGCCACTGGTCCTGCATGGGCTTCGGCGACTGCGTGCAGGTCTGCCCCTTCGACGCCATGCAGGTCAAGGACGGCGTGGTGCGCGTGGACATGTCCCGCTGCACGGGCTGCGGCATGTGCGTGTCGGCCTGCCCGCGCGGGGTGCTGGAGCTGGTGCCGCGCCGCCATCGTGTGGCCGTGTTCTGCAATACGCGCGACAAGCTGCGTGCCGTGACCGAAGTCTGCGACGCGGGCTGCATCAATTGCGGCCGCTGCGCCAAGGCCTGTCCGGCCAAGGCCGTGAGCAACGTGGCCGGGCGCATGGTGGTGGACCAGATCAAGTGTGTTTCTTACGGGCCTGATTGCGGTGAGGCCTGCGTGGAGGCCTGTGCCCGCCACATCCTGCGGCGAACCTGCCCCACGGGCATCGAGGCCGCCAATGTGGCCAGGATGAAGGATGACAGCGATGGCGACGGCGCTGCTGGGGGCGGCACCGTGCCTGTGACCGGAAAGAATGACCGCCCCGCACAGGAGAACTGCAATGCCTAA
- a CDS encoding alanine/glycine:cation symporter family protein, giving the protein MELYKLLETFNGFLWCPVMLVLLVGTGIYLNIALRFFSFRNWVRAYKCLWQGRSHQSEHGEISPWNALMTALAADIGTGNVVGVALAIAVGGPGALFWMWVTALVGMMTKFSEVLLSVHFREKTPAGNWVGGAMYFIKNGLGPKWVWLGTCFAVFGICACIGTGGMVQAKAITDNISGTFGLPAWLCGLILVGLCVAVLLGGVRRIGAVAGKIVPFMAIMYVFMCLLIIGMNIEKVPSVFWWVISDAFQPTAATGGFVGATVMMAIRQGMARGIFSNEAGLGTAPMAHAASTAETPLVQASIGMLDVFIDTIIVCSMTGFVILVTGTWSAGSSAASMMTSMAFEQALPGVGQFAVTICLTFFAFTTILGWCVYGERCAIYLFGDRAQMVFRLVYCLAVGVGSVLALDAVWLLADTCNALMALPNLTGVLLLSPVLFKIVRDEVARDDRFVV; this is encoded by the coding sequence GTGGAGCTTTACAAGCTGTTGGAAACCTTTAACGGATTTTTGTGGTGCCCGGTCATGCTGGTGCTGCTGGTAGGCACGGGCATCTATCTGAATATAGCGCTGCGCTTTTTCTCCTTCCGCAACTGGGTACGAGCTTACAAGTGCCTGTGGCAGGGGCGGTCCCATCAGTCCGAACACGGCGAGATCTCGCCGTGGAATGCCCTCATGACCGCTCTGGCCGCAGATATCGGTACCGGTAACGTGGTGGGCGTGGCCCTGGCCATCGCCGTGGGCGGCCCCGGCGCCCTGTTCTGGATGTGGGTCACGGCCCTGGTGGGCATGATGACCAAGTTCAGCGAAGTGCTGCTTTCCGTGCACTTCCGCGAAAAGACCCCCGCCGGCAACTGGGTGGGCGGCGCCATGTACTTCATCAAGAACGGCCTGGGCCCCAAATGGGTCTGGCTGGGCACCTGCTTTGCCGTGTTCGGCATCTGCGCCTGTATCGGTACGGGCGGCATGGTGCAGGCCAAGGCCATCACCGACAACATCTCCGGCACCTTCGGCCTGCCCGCGTGGCTGTGCGGCCTGATCCTGGTGGGCCTGTGCGTGGCCGTGCTGCTGGGCGGCGTGCGCCGCATCGGCGCCGTGGCGGGCAAGATCGTGCCCTTCATGGCCATCATGTATGTCTTCATGTGCCTGCTCATCATCGGCATGAACATCGAAAAGGTCCCCTCCGTGTTCTGGTGGGTGATCTCCGACGCCTTCCAGCCCACGGCGGCCACCGGCGGCTTTGTGGGCGCCACGGTGATGATGGCTATCCGTCAGGGCATGGCCCGCGGTATCTTCTCCAACGAAGCCGGCCTGGGTACCGCTCCCATGGCCCACGCGGCCTCCACGGCCGAGACCCCGCTGGTGCAGGCCTCCATCGGCATGCTCGACGTCTTCATCGATACCATCATCGTCTGCAGCATGACGGGCTTCGTGATCCTGGTGACGGGCACCTGGTCCGCCGGTTCCTCCGCCGCCAGCATGATGACCTCCATGGCCTTCGAACAGGCGCTGCCCGGTGTGGGCCAGTTCGCGGTCACCATCTGTCTGACTTTCTTCGCCTTCACCACCATCCTCGGCTGGTGTGTGTACGGTGAACGCTGCGCCATCTACCTGTTCGGCGACCGGGCCCAGATGGTCTTCCGCCTGGTGTACTGCCTGGCGGTGGGCGTGGGTTCCGTCCTGGCCCTGGATGCCGTGTGGCTCCTGGCCGATACCTGCAACGCCCTTATGGCGCTGCCCAACCTTACCGGTGTCCTGCTGCTGAGCCCCGTGCTGTTCAAGATCGTACGGGACGAGGTGGCCCGGGACGACCGTTTCGTCGTGTAG
- a CDS encoding FAD:protein FMN transferase, with amino-acid sequence MPKTSRRDFLRWTLAGSGLLLAGAASVLEPAPARAVTRLGAPTQQTALFMGTMVSITVACPSSTQAHDAMDLAFAEGRRLEALLTQHDAAAPLGVLNSQGSLRDVPPELLNVWQRAHGICHLTGGAFDATVLPLVRLLESRSNPEGELELPESDLREALALVDTEAVYAGRDGMRLERQGMGLTLDGIAKGHIVDAMSAVLLRAGCENHLINAGGDILARGHKAPGVFWRVAVEDPEKRGHYPQVLELYNQAIATSGGYEMHYDAEGRHHHLLDPSTGRSPVLGSMSVLAATCMQADALATGLSVLPAGEALTLADSLSGCACGLLRRDGRLQVSRRWPAEA; translated from the coding sequence ATGCCTAAGACCTCTCGCCGAGATTTTTTGCGTTGGACGCTGGCCGGCAGCGGCCTGCTTCTGGCCGGTGCGGCCTCCGTCCTGGAGCCCGCGCCCGCCCGGGCCGTGACGCGCCTTGGCGCGCCCACGCAGCAGACGGCCCTGTTCATGGGCACCATGGTGAGCATCACCGTGGCCTGTCCCTCGTCCACCCAGGCCCACGATGCCATGGATCTGGCCTTTGCCGAGGGGCGCCGTCTGGAAGCCCTGCTGACCCAGCATGACGCGGCGGCCCCCCTGGGCGTGCTCAACAGCCAGGGCAGCCTGCGTGACGTGCCGCCCGAGCTGCTCAATGTCTGGCAGCGGGCCCACGGCATCTGCCATCTGACCGGCGGTGCCTTCGATGCCACTGTCCTGCCCCTGGTGCGCCTGCTGGAGAGCCGCAGCAATCCCGAAGGCGAGCTGGAGCTGCCCGAGAGCGACCTGCGCGAGGCCCTGGCCCTGGTGGATACCGAGGCCGTGTACGCCGGTCGCGACGGGATGCGTCTGGAACGGCAGGGCATGGGCCTGACCCTGGACGGCATCGCCAAGGGGCATATCGTGGATGCCATGTCCGCCGTGCTGCTGCGCGCGGGCTGCGAGAACCATCTCATCAATGCCGGCGGCGACATCTTGGCGCGCGGTCACAAGGCCCCGGGCGTGTTCTGGCGCGTGGCCGTGGAAGATCCGGAAAAGCGCGGCCACTACCCGCAGGTGCTGGAGCTGTACAACCAGGCCATCGCCACGTCCGGCGGTTATGAGATGCACTATGACGCCGAGGGGCGCCATCACCATCTGCTGGACCCGTCCACCGGGCGGAGCCCCGTGCTGGGCAGCATGAGCGTGCTGGCCGCCACCTGCATGCAGGCCGATGCACTGGCCACCGGCCTGTCCGTCCTGCCCGCCGGGGAGGCCCTGACGCTGGCCGACAGCCTTTCGGGCTGCGCCTGCGGCCTGCTGCGCCGGGACGGCCGCCTGCAGGTCTCCCGCCGCTGGCCTGCGGAAGCCTGA
- a CDS encoding electron transport complex protein RnfA, giving the protein MDIFQLFISAIFVNNIVLAQYLGNCPYLGCSKEKGVALGMGGAVIFVIIVATACTWLMQRYVLEPFGLGYLQTIVFIVVIASLVQFVEMFLKKMVPPLYAALGIFLPLITTNCAVMGVAILVQREEYDLLTSVLYGGASAVGFTLALLLMAGIRERLDTCRLPKAMAGTPIALIMAGLMSLAFMGFKGMAQ; this is encoded by the coding sequence ATGGATATCTTCCAGCTTTTCATCTCGGCCATCTTCGTCAACAACATCGTGCTGGCCCAGTACCTGGGCAACTGCCCCTACCTTGGCTGCTCCAAGGAAAAAGGCGTGGCCCTGGGCATGGGCGGCGCGGTGATCTTCGTCATCATCGTGGCCACGGCCTGCACCTGGCTCATGCAGCGTTACGTGCTGGAGCCCTTTGGCCTGGGCTACCTGCAGACCATCGTCTTCATCGTGGTCATCGCCTCGCTGGTGCAGTTCGTGGAGATGTTCCTCAAGAAGATGGTGCCGCCCCTGTATGCGGCCCTGGGCATCTTCCTGCCGCTGATCACCACCAACTGCGCCGTCATGGGCGTGGCCATCCTGGTGCAGCGCGAGGAATACGACCTGCTCACCTCCGTACTGTACGGCGGGGCCTCGGCCGTGGGCTTCACCCTGGCCCTCCTGCTCATGGCGGGCATCCGCGAGCGGCTGGATACCTGCCGTCTGCCCAAGGCCATGGCCGGGACGCCCATCGCCCTCATCATGGCCGGCCTGATGTCGCTGGCTTTCATGGGCTTCAAGGGCATGGCGCAATAA
- a CDS encoding RnfABCDGE type electron transport complex subunit D translates to MPAAAQSSVLLAMSAPPYWHCGRTVRRQSLMTLAALLPAVIGAVWTWGLPAVRVMSLCVAVAVLTEAACQKLMGRELAIDDYTAVCSGLLLSFMLPADAPWWIAVMAPLIAISLGKMAFGGLGANPVNTSVVGWAVLFVSFPLFMEPNAVQLNAASMVDPLVRLKFFGWADAGSIPLQDLLLGQQINGLGAGQVGALFLGGSLLAARGIIRWQIALGFFAGVAGLAALFCMSSPATDASPLFHLCTGSVMLGGFFLITDPANAPSRPLPMFLYGLLGGALVMTIRKYGIYLDGVPFAILLANLVAPLLDSIRPKPFGVR, encoded by the coding sequence ATGCCCGCTGCCGCTCAATCTTCCGTTTTGCTGGCCATGAGCGCCCCGCCGTACTGGCATTGCGGGCGCACCGTGCGCCGCCAGAGCCTGATGACCCTCGCGGCCCTGCTGCCTGCCGTCATCGGGGCCGTCTGGACCTGGGGCCTGCCCGCCGTACGCGTCATGTCCCTGTGTGTGGCCGTGGCCGTGCTCACCGAGGCCGCCTGCCAGAAACTCATGGGCCGCGAGCTGGCCATCGACGACTACACGGCCGTCTGTTCCGGCCTGCTGCTGTCCTTCATGCTGCCGGCCGACGCCCCCTGGTGGATCGCGGTCATGGCGCCGCTCATCGCCATCAGCCTGGGCAAGATGGCCTTTGGCGGTCTGGGCGCCAACCCGGTCAACACCTCCGTGGTGGGCTGGGCCGTGCTCTTCGTCTCCTTCCCCCTGTTCATGGAACCTAATGCCGTGCAGCTCAACGCCGCGTCCATGGTGGACCCGCTGGTGCGGCTCAAGTTCTTCGGCTGGGCCGATGCCGGCAGCATCCCCCTGCAGGACCTGCTGCTGGGCCAGCAGATCAACGGCCTCGGCGCCGGGCAGGTGGGGGCGCTCTTCCTGGGCGGCTCCCTGCTGGCGGCCCGCGGCATCATCCGCTGGCAGATCGCCCTGGGCTTCTTTGCCGGGGTGGCCGGCCTGGCCGCGCTCTTCTGCATGAGCAGCCCCGCCACCGACGCCTCGCCCCTGTTCCATCTGTGCACGGGCTCGGTCATGCTGGGCGGTTTCTTCCTCATCACCGATCCGGCCAACGCGCCGTCGCGCCCCCTGCCCATGTTCCTGTACGGCCTGCTGGGCGGCGCGCTGGTGATGACCATCCGCAAGTACGGCATCTACCTTGACGGTGTGCCCTTTGCCATCCTGCTGGCCAATCTGGTGGCCCCGCTGCTGGATTCCATCCGGCCCAAACCTTTTGGAGTGCGCTAG
- a CDS encoding electron transporter RnfC yields the protein MKEVFQMLKDPRFHLVYGVTQRYSNGPEPRRVRLNREGYKLVEGVTKKALVYPRMRLAVHPSPLKGDAFSPIFGRITDVTERSLFVEAIEPDEALRALADGVEKVDLINDERTGQELAVLLKSLGLNTKSLGQQCETLIINGLNPDPGVTWAEPMLLTHQGTLRAGLAVLRRLSPAKRILLAVPREMHLHFDDVEVVRVTARYPASVDALLVKSVTGKEKPEGVGVVGLHNVWSLGRVARTGLPLIESVITLGSYTHSGNYIVKEGSMLGELLEFAHIKLNSGDTLVRGGPLRGESIDRLDRSITKGATGVFVVEAGTVPPMEGHSPCINCGACVLICPARLSPSMLSRNAEFALHERCRDEHVDCCLECGLCGYVCIARRPVLQYIRLAKHKLAQADEARRLKERELRPAAQPAAEAKEGEN from the coding sequence ATGAAAGAAGTATTTCAGATGTTGAAGGACCCGCGTTTCCACCTGGTGTACGGGGTGACGCAACGCTACAGCAACGGCCCGGAACCGCGCCGCGTGCGCCTCAACCGCGAGGGCTACAAGCTCGTGGAAGGCGTGACCAAGAAAGCCCTGGTCTACCCGCGCATGCGCCTGGCGGTGCATCCTTCGCCGCTCAAGGGGGACGCGTTTTCGCCCATCTTCGGCCGCATCACCGACGTGACCGAGCGCAGCCTCTTCGTGGAGGCCATCGAGCCCGACGAGGCCCTGCGCGCCCTGGCCGACGGCGTGGAAAAGGTGGACCTGATCAATGACGAACGCACGGGCCAGGAACTGGCCGTGCTGCTCAAGAGCCTGGGCCTGAACACCAAGAGCCTGGGCCAGCAGTGCGAGACCCTGATCATCAACGGCCTCAACCCCGACCCCGGCGTCACCTGGGCCGAGCCCATGCTGCTGACCCACCAGGGCACGCTGCGGGCCGGTCTGGCCGTGCTGCGCCGCCTTTCCCCGGCCAAACGCATCCTGCTGGCCGTGCCGCGCGAGATGCACCTGCATTTCGACGACGTGGAAGTGGTGCGCGTGACGGCCCGCTATCCGGCCAGCGTCGATGCCCTGCTGGTCAAGAGCGTCACCGGCAAGGAAAAGCCCGAAGGCGTGGGCGTGGTGGGGCTCCACAATGTCTGGAGCCTGGGCCGCGTGGCCCGCACGGGCCTGCCGCTCATCGAGTCGGTCATCACCCTGGGCAGCTACACCCACTCCGGCAACTATATCGTCAAGGAAGGCAGCATGCTGGGCGAGCTGCTGGAATTCGCCCACATCAAGCTCAACAGCGGCGACACCCTGGTTCGCGGCGGCCCGCTGCGCGGCGAGAGCATCGACCGCCTGGACCGCAGCATCACCAAGGGGGCCACGGGCGTCTTCGTGGTGGAGGCCGGTACCGTGCCGCCCATGGAAGGCCACAGCCCCTGCATCAACTGCGGCGCCTGCGTGCTGATCTGTCCCGCGCGCCTGAGCCCCAGCATGCTGAGCCGCAACGCGGAATTCGCCCTGCACGAGCGCTGCCGCGACGAACACGTGGACTGCTGTCTGGAATGCGGCCTGTGCGGTTATGTCTGCATCGCCCGCCGTCCGGTCCTGCAATACATCCGTCTGGCCAAGCACAAGCTGGCCCAGGCCGATGAGGCCCGCCGTCTGAAAGAACGGGAGCTGCGTCCCGCGGCGCAGCCTGCCGCCGAAGCCAAGGAAGGAGAAAACTGA
- a CDS encoding FmdB family zinc ribbon protein: MPIYEYQCPNCQKVFEEWTHVTDMQAQEPCPDCGTPSPRVMSHTSFVLKGGGWYVSDYGYRKGIKDENSTSTPSSSASSSTSSTSSGSTASSTSGGSGSSTSSSSTPSA; encoded by the coding sequence ATGCCCATCTACGAATATCAGTGTCCCAACTGTCAGAAAGTCTTTGAAGAATGGACCCATGTGACCGACATGCAGGCCCAGGAGCCCTGCCCTGATTGCGGCACCCCCTCGCCGCGGGTCATGTCGCACACGTCTTTCGTGCTCAAGGGCGGCGGCTGGTATGTCAGCGATTACGGCTACCGCAAGGGCATCAAGGACGAGAACAGCACGTCCACCCCTTCTTCTTCCGCCTCCTCGTCGACGAGTTCCACTTCTTCCGGCAGCACTGCCAGCAGCACTTCCGGAGGCTCGGGTTCTTCCACCTCCTCTTCGTCGACCCCTTCCGCGTGA
- the purB gene encoding adenylosuccinate lyase, giving the protein MIERYTRPAMGRIWTLENRYRAWLAVEVAVCEAWAELGRVPAEAVKTIREKADIDVDRILEIEQTTRHDVIAFLTSLEEKVGPDARYIHLGCTSSDIVDTANGYLFMQAGKLIVEDIEKVLASLEALARKHKGVLCMGRTHGIHAEPTSFGLKMTGFHAEFQRHLERVKAGIESVRVGKISGAVGTYAFLSPELEEKALTRLGLAVDPHSTQIVQRDRYAHFFTSLAILAGGIERLCVELRHLQRTEVLEVEEGFAKGQKGSSAMPHKKNPISAENMAGLARLIRSNAVASMENQALWHERDISHSSVERVIMPDSTILADYVLNRLCRLLDGLVVKPERMKENMERSYGLYFSQRVLTALIATGLPRQKAYEAVQRLAMQSWETRKPFPELVCADPDMHERLGDAQLAELFDPTYYLKYEDVIYKRVFGN; this is encoded by the coding sequence ATGATTGAGCGCTACACCCGGCCCGCCATGGGCCGCATCTGGACCCTGGAGAACCGTTACCGCGCCTGGCTGGCTGTGGAAGTGGCCGTGTGCGAGGCCTGGGCCGAACTGGGCCGCGTGCCCGCCGAGGCCGTGAAGACCATCCGGGAAAAGGCCGACATCGACGTGGACCGCATCCTCGAGATCGAGCAGACCACCCGTCACGACGTCATCGCCTTCCTCACTTCGCTGGAAGAAAAGGTGGGCCCCGACGCCCGCTACATCCATCTGGGCTGTACGTCTTCCGACATCGTGGACACCGCCAACGGCTATCTGTTCATGCAGGCCGGCAAGCTCATCGTGGAAGACATCGAAAAGGTGCTGGCTTCTCTGGAAGCCCTGGCCCGCAAGCACAAGGGCGTGCTCTGCATGGGCCGCACCCACGGCATCCATGCCGAACCCACCAGCTTCGGCCTCAAGATGACCGGCTTCCACGCCGAGTTCCAGCGCCATCTGGAGCGCGTCAAGGCCGGTATCGAGAGCGTGCGCGTGGGCAAGATCTCCGGCGCCGTGGGCACCTACGCCTTCCTTTCTCCCGAACTGGAGGAAAAGGCCCTGACCCGTCTGGGCCTGGCCGTGGACCCGCACTCCACCCAGATCGTGCAGCGTGACCGCTATGCCCATTTCTTCACCTCCCTGGCCATCCTGGCCGGCGGCATCGAGCGCCTGTGCGTGGAGCTGCGCCATCTGCAGCGCACCGAGGTGCTGGAAGTGGAAGAAGGCTTCGCCAAGGGCCAGAAGGGCTCCTCGGCCATGCCGCACAAGAAGAACCCCATCTCCGCCGAGAACATGGCCGGCCTTGCCCGCCTGATCCGCAGCAATGCCGTGGCTTCCATGGAGAACCAGGCCCTGTGGCACGAGCGCGACATCAGCCATTCGTCCGTGGAGCGCGTCATCATGCCCGACTCCACCATCCTGGCCGACTACGTGCTCAACCGCCTGTGCCGCCTGCTGGACGGCCTGGTGGTCAAGCCCGAGCGCATGAAGGAGAACATGGAGCGTTCCTACGGCCTGTACTTCTCCCAGCGCGTGCTCACCGCCCTCATCGCCACCGGCCTGCCGCGCCAGAAGGCTTATGAGGCCGTGCAGCGCCTGGCCATGCAGAGCTGGGAGACCCGCAAGCCCTTCCCCGAGCTGGTGTGCGCCGACCCCGACATGCATGAACGTCTGGGCGATGCCCAGCTGGCCGAACTTTTCGATCCCACCTACTATCTTAAATACGAAGACGTCATCTACAAGCGCGTCTTCGGCAATTAG
- a CDS encoding cytochrome c3 family protein: MQKRYLSIAILTAVLAVTGIAGYLLPAGPVAGDKEPATRRILFDNAGGPVVFDHQKHSRLLKEDCATCHHESLQKTPDKAMACASCHGVALDDAFKAGHAKSYPAESCVTCHHYELAAKDWGHQQHSEDFGVDCTSCHHADTNIEPEPQSCANCHEAGARPANKAAEPGTPPVLADAVHARCAACHQDLFGKAKNCASCHELKPTRKDEAAVKGKVNALYADCTVCHVKKTPDKLIPGRMDAFHGQCMGCHEKLGKGPFGKDKCAQCHTK, from the coding sequence TTGCAAAAACGTTACCTTTCCATCGCCATCCTGACGGCCGTCCTGGCCGTGACGGGGATCGCCGGCTATCTGCTGCCGGCGGGCCCGGTCGCGGGGGACAAGGAACCTGCCACACGTCGCATCCTGTTCGACAATGCGGGTGGTCCCGTGGTCTTCGATCATCAGAAGCACAGCCGTCTGCTCAAGGAAGATTGCGCCACCTGCCACCACGAGAGCCTGCAGAAGACGCCCGACAAGGCCATGGCCTGTGCCAGCTGCCACGGCGTGGCCCTGGACGATGCCTTCAAGGCGGGGCATGCCAAGAGCTATCCGGCGGAAAGCTGTGTGACCTGCCACCATTACGAACTGGCGGCCAAGGACTGGGGGCACCAGCAGCACAGCGAGGACTTTGGCGTGGACTGCACCTCCTGCCACCATGCCGACACGAACATCGAGCCCGAACCGCAGAGCTGCGCCAACTGCCATGAGGCCGGGGCCCGGCCCGCCAACAAGGCTGCCGAGCCCGGCACGCCGCCGGTGCTGGCCGATGCCGTGCACGCGCGCTGCGCGGCCTGCCATCAGGATCTGTTCGGCAAGGCCAAGAACTGCGCTTCCTGCCATGAGCTGAAGCCCACGCGCAAGGATGAGGCTGCCGTGAAGGGCAAGGTGAACGCCCTGTATGCCGACTGCACGGTCTGCCATGTGAAGAAGACGCCGGACAAGCTGATCCCCGGCCGTATGGACGCCTTCCACGGCCAGTGCATGGGCTGTCATGAAAAGCTCGGCAAGGGCCCCTTCGGCAAGGACAAGTGTGCCCAGTGCCATACCAAGTAG
- the pyrE gene encoding orotate phosphoribosyltransferase, producing MLEIKRRLARLLVEKSYREGDFVLASGRRSDYYFDCRVTALHAEGSWLIGTLFNDLLKDVPVVGVGGMTMGADPLVSATTAISHELGRPLNGLLVRKEAKDHGTGQFVEGLGNFKPGDKVAMLEDVVTTGGSLLKACDRVRAAGLDIVAVCCILDREEGGREKLKEAGYELHSLFTRKELVEMARS from the coding sequence ATCCTGGAGATCAAGCGTCGTCTGGCCCGCCTGCTGGTGGAAAAGTCCTACCGTGAAGGCGACTTCGTCCTGGCTTCCGGCCGTCGCAGCGACTATTACTTCGATTGCCGCGTGACCGCCCTGCATGCCGAAGGTTCCTGGCTCATCGGTACGCTGTTCAACGACCTGCTCAAGGACGTGCCCGTGGTGGGCGTGGGCGGCATGACCATGGGCGCCGACCCGCTGGTCTCCGCCACCACCGCCATCTCGCATGAACTGGGCCGTCCCCTCAACGGCCTGCTGGTGCGCAAGGAAGCCAAGGACCACGGCACCGGCCAGTTCGTGGAAGGCCTGGGCAACTTCAAACCCGGCGACAAAGTGGCCATGCTGGAAGACGTGGTGACCACCGGCGGCTCCCTGCTCAAGGCCTGTGACCGTGTGCGCGCCGCCGGTCTGGACATCGTGGCCGTGTGCTGCATCCTGGACCGAGAAGAAGGCGGCCGCGAAAAGCTGAAGGAAGCCGGTTACGAACTGCACTCCCTCTTCACCCGCAAGGAACTGGTGGAGATGGCCCGCTCCTAG
- the rsxE gene encoding electron transport complex subunit RsxE, translating into MSSVMQEFTKGLWKDLPPFRLVLGLCPTLAVTNSANNGLGMGAAVIFVLVLSNMIISMVRGIIPKKVRIACFIVIAASLVVAVELLMQAYAYPLYQQLGIFVPLIVVNCIILARAEAFAAKNGVAASVADGLGIGLGFTMSLTFLGSLREILGNGTWFGHPVMWDGFQPFAIMVQAPGAFICLGLILATMNVINVWQARRKGGQVVETSSCGGCKACSMLQQRQEQ; encoded by the coding sequence ATGAGCAGCGTCATGCAAGAATTCACCAAGGGGCTGTGGAAGGACCTGCCGCCCTTCCGGCTGGTGCTTGGTCTGTGTCCCACGCTGGCGGTCACCAACTCCGCCAACAACGGCCTGGGCATGGGTGCGGCGGTCATCTTCGTGCTCGTGCTCTCCAACATGATCATTTCCATGGTGCGCGGCATCATCCCCAAGAAAGTGCGCATCGCCTGCTTCATCGTCATCGCGGCCTCGCTGGTGGTGGCGGTGGAACTGCTCATGCAGGCCTATGCCTATCCGCTCTACCAGCAGCTGGGCATCTTCGTGCCGCTCATCGTGGTGAACTGCATCATCCTGGCCCGCGCCGAGGCCTTCGCTGCCAAGAACGGCGTGGCCGCCTCGGTGGCCGACGGCCTGGGCATCGGTCTGGGCTTCACCATGTCGCTGACCTTCCTGGGCTCGCTGCGCGAGATCCTGGGCAACGGCACCTGGTTCGGCCACCCGGTCATGTGGGACGGCTTCCAGCCGTTCGCCATCATGGTGCAGGCCCCCGGCGCCTTCATCTGCCTGGGCCTCATCCTGGCCACCATGAACGTCATCAATGTCTGGCAGGCGCGCCGCAAGGGCGGCCAGGTGGTGGAAACCTCCAGCTGCGGCGGCTGCAAGGCGTGCAGCATGCTCCAGCAGCGTCAGGAACAGTAG